The Mauremys mutica isolate MM-2020 ecotype Southern chromosome 1, ASM2049712v1, whole genome shotgun sequence genome has a segment encoding these proteins:
- the LOC123349254 gene encoding olfactory receptor 52E8-like, whose protein sequence is MLLTLPGFQLRSRGSRPFHGVPGSRRSRTILSLLSGECLCPQPGHQQPLEMPLLNYTYSHPSTFILMGIPGLEATHVWISILFCTVYIITLLGNCIILLIVKTEPSLHQPMFYLLCVLSAVDLGLSTATVPRMLGIFWFNFREISFGGCITQMFFIHTFTGMESAVLLAMAFDRYVAICDPLRYTVILAKKRIALIGLVTILKPGVLIFPLVFLVDRLPFCGARVLAHAYCEHMGIAKLACADIKANGEYDLFLVYLLVIDLIMIFLSYVRILQAIFWLPSKDTCLKALSTCGSHMAVMFIFYTPVLFSYLTHRFGQQIPRSAHILVASFHILMPPMLNPVIYGVRVKEIRERVLRIFPRERATYSCF, encoded by the exons ATGTTACTAACACTCCCGGGTTTCCAGCTGCGCAGTCGTGGCTCTCGGCCATTCCACGGCGTGCCAGGATCCCGACGCTCCCGGACAATCCTCTCTCTGCTCTCGGG GGAGTGTCTGTGCCCGCAGCCGGGACATCAGCAACCACTGGAGATGCCACTGCTCAATTATACCTACTCCCACCCTTCCACATTCATCCTGATGGGCATCCCGGGGCTGGAAGCCACAcacgtctggatctccatccTCTTCTGCACTGTCTACATCATAACACTGCTGGGAAACTGCATCATCCTGCTCATCGTCAAAACAGAGCCCAGCCTCCACCAGCCCATGTTCTACTTGCTGTGCGTGCTGTCAGCCGTCGACCTGGGCCTCTCTACTGCTACAGTGCCTAGAATGCTGGGCATCTTCTGGTTCAACTTCAGAGAGATCAGCTTTGGTGGCTGCatcacccagatgttcttcattCACACCTTCACGGGAATGGAGTCGGCCGTTCTTCTGGCCATGGCCTTTGACAGATACGTGGCCATCTGTGACCCTCTGAGATACACTGTGATCTTAGCAAAGAAGAGAATTGCACTGATAGGCCTGGTGACTATACTGAAGCCAGGAGTCCTCATTTTCCCCCTGGTGTTCCTGGTTGACCGTCTGCCTTTCTGTGGAGCCCGTGTCCTTGCCCATGCCTACTGCGAGCACATGGGAATTGCAAAGCTGGCCTGTGCAGACATTAAGGCCAATGGAGAATATGACTTGTTTTTAGTTTACCTCTTAGTGATAGATTTGATCATGATTTTCTTGTCCTATGTCCGTATACTACAGGCCATCTTCTGGCTCCCATCCAAGGACACATGCCTCAAGGCTCTCAGCACCTGCGGCTCCCACATGGCCGTGATGTTCATATTCTACACCCCGGTGCTTTTCTCGTACCTCACACACAGGTTCGGCCAGCAGATTCCCCGTTCTGCCCACATTCTGGTTGCCAGTTTCCATATCCTCATGCCCCCCATGCTGAACCCAGTCATTTACGGGGTGAGGGTGAAGGAGATCCGTGAGAGGGTGCTGAGAATATTCCCCAGAGAAAGAGCTACTTACTCCTGTTTTTGA